AATGAATGTAACAGGCTATCAACGCTTTGGGTATTCTCCCTTTGCAAGCACAGGGCTCCGTGTCGTACATTCGAAGCACGGCCCAAGCCTTCTCGGCTTTACCGCCCATCATTTCACGCAACGTCGGGCCTGTCATCATGTGGAGTATCACATGTATTGGCTATGAACGCCAAAAACGTACCTTTGGGATGTACGACAGTGAAGTGCGGCAGGGATTGGCGGATACTTTGCTTGTCATGGCCAAGGATCTCATGATTTTCTCGGGAATGGTCAAGTACAAACTGCCGCCACGGGTCTATGAGACTCTTGCTCGTGCTGGGGCGGATATCGGGGCATATTAAATGTGATTTGAGATTCCTCTGATAATGCAATTGAAGAGAATGCAATGGTCAATCTTTCTAATGATTTCTATTTGGTTTCTAAACCTGAATCTAGTTGCAATCTGTAGTTTATGTTCCTCTGGTAGGTAGTACCTTCGTGATATTTTGACATACTACTAGCCACAtattccgtactccgtactgagGAACCAGTTGACTAGTTACCTGTGGACCTCAGAACGTAACATGTCCGGGCGTTCATGCTTCCGCCCCACCAAATCCTACCCGAGGCTCCTTCTCCGACATTTTGCTCTGCATCGTATATTTGCATCTATCTGGGGCTACTCCCCAGTGAAATGGCCATTTCATTGCCGTAGCTGGGAATACAGAGGTAAAATTGTATTCTGCCACGCTTCCCGAGGATGGACCATGCCTCCAACGCGTCTGTCTCGAGCTTAGAGGCTTCTGGCAGCGAGGCAGGATCCTCACAAAACGGAGCTCCCGTGCAGACGAAAGACGTCTTGGGAACAGACCAAGAGATCGAACGAGCCTGTGGTACACGAGATGCGATGGACGAAGACCTGCCCGAAACCACAACCCTGATCAACCTATCCGGTGCCCTTGATAAACAAGCATCACACGGGGACGAGAATACGCCAACACAGCGCAGTGCGACCATCGGAGATGCTCACAGCAACGCATCAACGTGTCAAGGCGCAAAGGCTACCTCTAGCCTTTTCAGCAATCCGCCGAACCTAGCGCGCATCCGCAAGGTCCTATTCGAGTGCAAGGACCCGATAGAAATCAGTCTTGAAGAGTTTGAAACATACTGGCCTTTTATTGATAATGTATGGGTCAAACAAAGATCTAATGCGAGCAAAGAGGGACATTGCACCACCGATTATTACATGTGCCGTCTACGGCGTCCAACACACCGCACATCTGAAACTCGCCCCTTGCCAGAGGGCAAGCGCCCTCGCAAAAAGCGAGTCCGAGAGGGGGGAATCTGCAATTTTCAAATCAAGGTTGTCCGGTTTGAAGGTGCATACTCGACTGTCACTATCGCGAGAACGCCGGGAAGTTGCAACATCCACTCGCATGACCTTGACTACATTGACCGAGTAAAGCGGAACTCGGGATTAATGGAGTATGCGCGCAAAGAATCTGTGAAGGGATATCTCCCTTCCTCGATCTATACAAAATTCCAAGAAGAACCAGATAAGCTTGGGGAGGCTGGAGGGCGATTCTTCACGGTGACGGACGTCCGCAACATCTCCGCCAAGTGGCGTATACAAAATCCAGAGGTGAATCTGATTGCCCACGAGGGCTATGAATACCAAAAGGGTCATGGTATTGTTAAAACTCAAAGCACTGATGGTGTCAACGAGGTTtcctcccaaaaaaaaccaagcTCGATCCCGTCAGCTTTGCCCCCGGACACACTATCATTCCCCCAATTTTCGCTAGACTTCTTACATCCTTATCTTCCCAATCACTCGGAGCGCCGAGAATTACCCCATGTCACATTGTCATACGCATCGTCAATGGACTCCAAGATCTCTCTTCAACCAGGGATGCAGACGGTATTGTCTGGACCGGAGGCCAAATTGATGACCCATTACCTTCGCTCCCGGCATGATGCCATTCTCGTTGGAGTAGGGACTGTTCTTGCCGATAATCCAGGTCTGAACTGCCGTCTGGAAGGGGCTGGTGGATTTGGAGGCCTGGGGAGAATGTGGCAACCACGGCCAGTGATCATTGACCCTATGGGCCGATGGCCTATTCATCCTGAATGCCGAATGTTACGTACTGCCGTTGAAGGCAAAGGCAAAGCTCCATGGGTTGTGTTATCTCCAGGGGCTCAAATCAACCCCCAGACACTAGTGATGCTCAAAGGCTACGGTGGAGATTTTCTCCGCATTGTAGAATACAATCAACACTGGCGATTACGCTGGGAAGCCGTCTTTCGTGCCTTGGCATCTGAAGGCATTAAAAGTGTCATGATTGAGGGTGGCGGTACGGTTCTGAGTGAATTGTTGAACCCAGAGTATACAAGCTTTATTGATTCGATTATTGTGACGGTTGCTCCCACCTACCTTGGTCGTGGTGGAGTGAATGTCAGCCCTGACTCGAAACAAGATCAAGAGGGTACCCCCAATGCTGCCTTGAATCCACGAGATGTTAAATGGATGCCATTGGGACAAAATGTGATAATGTGCGGCAAGATTCGCGAAGAAACAGCCCATTGATGGCTTAGTGTCCTCTTCAAAAGGGGATAATTCCATTAAAAAAATTTTATTCATTAATTCAATTCAACTCATAGATATAAACAGTAAAGAAACATTGAACATATATTCACGTAATAACGCGTAACATCAATCTACCTAAGTAAATGAAGGTAAATGAATGTAAATGAATCAGCCCATTGAAGGTGGCTGGGAAGAGAATGTGCTATTGTTTTGGCTTGTGTTTTGGCTTGGCaccgtcttttttttttacccttTTCCATACCTTTTCCCTTTTACTCTTTCAATCCCAGCTTCATACATTCCACTCCCCTCTGTCCTTTCTCATTCTTTGCTATTCCTAATAGCTCTCACTCTAAGGCAAAATGCCTCCTAAGAAGAACACGTCCAAGTCTGTCGAGGCTTCGACGGAGACGGTTAAGAGAAGTACTCGAGTACGCACCACCGCCAGACAGGCTACTGTGACGAAGACCGAAAAGCCATTGAAAGAATCTACGAAGCCTGCAAAGTCTGCTCCAAAGCCTGATGCGAAGCAGGCCGCGAAGTCCACGAAGAAATCCACAAAGTCCACTGAGAAGCCAAGCAAAATGTCATCTATTAAATCGACCTCTGCTACGAAGAAGCGCAAAgctgatgaggatgaggagaaaCCTCGCGAAATCAAAAGATCCCGTGTCGCGCAACCCCGTCAGCCAAAGCCGAAGGCCAAAGTTGTCATCAATGAGGCCCCAAAGACCAAGCTGAATGTATTTGTCTGTGGTGAAGGTAGCTCTGGTGAGCTGGGTTTGGGCACAGCCAAGAATGTTATCGATGTGAAGCGCCCACGTTTGAACAAGCTTTTGTCTGCTGAAGAGGTCGGAGTCGTCCAGGTTGCTGTCGGCGGAATGCACTGTCTAGCTCTGACCTATGACAACAAAATATTCTCCTGGGGCGTGAACGACCAGGGTGCGCTCGGAAGAGAAACCGAGTGGGACGGCGGTTACAAAGACATTGAAAACGACAGTGATTCCGAGTCAGACGATGAAGACAGCGGATTGAACCCCCGGGAGTCTATTCCTACTGCTATCCCTGCCACCGCTTTCCCCGAAGGCACTGTCTTCGTTGAAGTCGCCGCCGCCGATAGCGCAAGCTTTGCCCTGACCGATGATGGTCTGGTCTATGGCTGGGGCACCTTCAGAGTAAGATGATCTGACTACCTTGGGTCGGATTTATTTTACTAATAACCATTTTAGAGCAACGATGGAATCCTCGGATTTGACGCGTCTTCTCGCGTTCAAACAACCCCAACTTTGATCTCGTCTCTGAAGAAGATCACACACCTGACTTGTGGAGCCAATCACGTTCTTGCCCTGAACGATCAAGGTCGCGTCTTCTCGTGGGGCTCAGGACAACAGAATCAGCTCGGCCGCCGGATCGTGGAGCGCAACAGGTTGAATGGCCTTCAGCCTCGAGAGTTCGGTCTTCCCAAGAACATTGTCCACATCGGGAGCGGCTCATACCACTCATTTGCTGTTCACACCACTGGCAATGTCTACTCTTGGGGATTGAATAGCTTCGGTGCAACGGCCCTCCGCGAGGGCGCCGGGGACGACGAAGCTGCTATCGTGCATCCTACCCTCGTTGAATCACTTTCTAACAGAGATATTTCCCAAATCTGCGGTGGTGCTCATCACTCAGTTGCTATCGCCGGTGATGGTGAATGCTTGGTTTGGGGTCGTCTCGACGGTTTCCAAAGCGGCCTGAAGATCGATACACTTTCCGATGATGCCGTTATCAAGGATGAGCGTGATCGCCCCCGTATCCTGATCGCACCTACTCCCGTTCCTGACATCAAGGCTAAGGTTGTGGCGGCTGCCTCGGATCATTCTCTCGCCATCGATGCCGAAGGTCGTGCATGGTCATGGGGTTTCTCAGCTACATACCAAACTGGACAAGGTACACAGGATGACATCGAGGTAGCTACTGTTATCGACAACACTGCTACTCGTGGAAAGAAATTGAACTGGGCGGGTGCAGGCGGTCAGTTCTCTGTTTTCACAGAGCCTGCCAGCGTATGAGGTCAATTTACTCCATTGGCCTATCCTTTATTGTAACATCTAATGTCTCTTTTTCTGCCTTCTACGTGTTGTCTCGTTCTCAGAGCAGTACATGAAGAGTTGCTTTGCAATCTCCAGTTATTCTGCTCAGTTAGCATGTTATTTGAAATTGACTCCTTTTCTCCAATGTAATCCAACGTGCCATCTCTAGCAATTCAAGTTTTAGACTCAGCCCGCGTCCAGTTGTTCAATCCTTACCTGAGCTATGCATGGTCTAGCTGATTTGATTAAACAGGAACTAGCTTATGGTCTAGCAGCAATCGGCGGGCTTGTCCCAGGTTTAAGTGTTTTCCATCGCTGTCATTAAAATTTATCGTACAAGGTAAGGTGCCTTGACAACTACATCCCAAGCTCCTTCATCGCTTCATATTCAGCGTCATAGTTGTCATTATCATTGTTTGGTCCCCGTGAAGATGAGACACGCATATCGGGGGTAAAATCAGTCATAGGCTCATCTTGTTCTCTGAGAAGATCCTCcaaatcatcttcctcgggcTCGAGCTCGGGGTAGCTGATTATAGGTCGTGCACTCTTGTTTGGGTCTGGAAGAAATAGATCTTGGTCGGCAGCCCCTTCCTGGTCCTGAACCATCGCAGCTGGGTTATGATTGAGATCTTCAGGATTCTTGAGGAGGTCGCGATTTTCGAGCTCTTCTCGTGTAGGTCCAGAGCCATTAAAACCCCTCGGTTTCTCTTCTTCTATCCATTCTCGTCGCATAGCCTGGATGCGTTTTGAGTGTCCCAGTTTCTCAATCATTGCCAGACCGTCTGCAAATTTTGCGCGTGGAAATAGATCATCGAGCCATAGCTGGTAAAAGTTGAGCAGGCGTGCGGCATCCTTGAACTATAACGAACTCAAGTTAGTTACGCTAGCCACACCGTAGGTATGTTTTATAGTCAGTAGAACGAACCTCTTGTCCTTTGCCCTTGAATTTTAGCCTCTGTCTGGCAGTATGGCGCAGTTTGGGTATACCCGGTTGTGAGAGTAAACTGGCCTTTTTATCAGCATTGTTATAGCCCTAAGCGGTCTCCCAAAGCAAAATGAGATATCTCAATCAAGAAACAAGGTAGCACGCGGAACTCACCGGCCCTCGTCTAATTTGACCACAGGGTGTCGTTTCTTTGTGACTTTGACTTCTTCATCAAGACCCAAACCGAGAGCAGAGTCCCCTGTCCCCGAGGCCTTGGCACTGTTGGCATTGGGGGCATTTTCATCTGGAATAATTTCATCCAAACCAATGTCATAATCAAAAAGGTCATCCAAATCGCCCGCTGTCGGTGAGCTTCGTCGGTCTGAAACGTTCGCGTTCGCCATAGTTCCACACACGCACAGACGCTGTTTTAAATGCAAGTACGTCAAGGGATCGATTTGAGAGGATCAGGTAACTGGATGTttaacagaaaaaaaaaacagcacCAGGATTGGAGTAGTCCAACTTTCATGTGAGAAATACTATCTTGGGATCCCATGTCAATCAATCAGATGCGGCCTTAGACGCGTGACGCGAGTGACCTGTTATCTACGCTCTTATTGGCTGTCAGTCCCCTTGTCCGCCTTACCTAACTGTTCTAAGCCATATTAGGTTAGCTTCGTCCTCTTCCTCCAACTCCCAGAACTTCAACCTCGAATGCTTGCACACCTTCACTTCAAGCAACATGGCGACCGATAACAAAGCAGCCATTGTGCCCTCTAAGCGGGCTAACACTGACTACCCGGTATGATTGATCCATGAGCCGGGACTGCTACTTTTCCGTCCCCGAGTTGTTTGCGTACGTCTCTTGCTAACATGTCCCACAGTTGATCGACTCCGACCCGTACGCTTTACCCCGGATTCCAAGAGTTTGGCACAAGCTTACAAATTTTTCAGGCATTTGAAACGGGTGTTCGGATATGCCCGGCCTTCCGACTGGGCCGTGGCTGGCGGCATGGCCTCCGCTGCTCCTATCTCTTTCTGGATCATGGAGAGAGCAAGCCCATCGCATGTAGGCCGTGGTGGCTTCGCTCCCGTTATGCGACTTGCAACAGCTGTTGGTCTACTTGGCGGTCTTCACGTTCTCTATCAGCGATCTTGCCGTAAGCCATATCCCTCCACCTCAACCCTCACACGCTTTTCATGGATGACATCTCAACTCACAACTTCACAGAGCGCTTTTACGGCTTCACCGAGAATGCTAGAGAAGTCGAAATGGATACTCGTGAAATGGTTGACAAGGTCAAGAAGGGCGAGCCTCTGTACGGTAAATCCCAAATGTCGTCTCACCTACAAGGCATGGCAGCCCGCAACTCGCGGTACTCTGAACTTTTCATCCATGTTGTTCCATGGTTCAACTTTGTCAACCATGACCAGGCAAGTTTTCCAATTCAAGGCATTTAAACGGGGATGATATTGATTGTTTTTGTAACAGCATGGCGTGGACACTGCCAAATACTACCAGCAGGCCGAGCAGGAATTGGAGGCAGAGCGCACTGGCTCTTCATGAATAGACACCATCAGctagaaagaagaaaaaaaagaatgatgGGCAGCCTTTCCGTTCAGTATTGCAGATTTCTAGCATATCCGATTTTGTGTGTTTTGGGGGGCGCAATTGATATTCACAATACAGATTCCTGTTCAGACGCTCTTCGAGATTTCTTTTGGAATTAGCAATTTCCCACTCGTAACAAAAGCAAATGTAATCTAGCCCTGAAGATATCGAGTAAAATAACGTTAAGAGACATCCCGAATCCGAGGCCTACCAAGTTGATGGCGCTTCATTCCCATCTTCAAATCTAGTGTTCAACTCTCGATTCTTTTTCGGTCTGGGGTTAGGAGCTGGCACATTATCAGCAGGTAATCGAGGTTGTTGTTTGTGCATACTCAGTCCTACCTTTTTCGTTCTCCTGTATATAGAAACGACGAAGCAACATGATTGCTTCTTCCCTGAACAGCCCTCCGTAGACAGGGTATGATAGGTCAATTGAGGAGCTGAATTCGATTAGCCTTGTACGATCGGTTGATGGCGTTTCTTGGGATGCGCTGACTCGGAGTGTAATGAGAGAACACCTCCAGTGCCACCAAATCGATCATTGGCGCACCCAAAGTATACACTGCGGATGCGGTACTGCTTCAGCGCGGAAGCACACATCACACATGGTTCAACCGTAACATAAAGATCAGTAGATTGCAATGCTGCCCTAGGGTAGCTTTGAAGCATGTCTGCAATCGCCATAAACTCGGCATGTCTCGTTCCCTGGGGATGTCAGCAATTCCTGTGCATTGAGACCTTTTGAAGTCACCCACATTCATAGATCTGTTGGTGTCGTTCATGCCAGACCCCACAATTTGATCGTCGTGCACCAGAACACAACCAACGGGAGTTTCGCCTGACTCAAGAGCCTTCTCGCCCTGAAATATGAATGAGCATGTTTTGATTCCCCGGCATCAAGAAGTTTCGTACCATCAACAAGGCTTGCTTCATGAAATGCCCATGTCTCGAATCCTCCGCCACAACGGAATCACCCTTGAACTCCATAGCCAATTCGAAGAGTGTCTTCTCTTAAAATTTTGGATTTATTTGAGTTAGCTCCAACCACTGGTGGGGTAAGTTGCGGTTATGAGGAAGTGAAGGAGTCagaggaggatgaagagCGTGGCACCCGAAATTTCAAGGTGAGGTTGAC
The nucleotide sequence above comes from Penicillium digitatum chromosome 1, complete sequence. Encoded proteins:
- a CDS encoding NADH-ubiquinone oxidoreductase subunit, putative; its protein translation is MATDNKAAIVPSKRANTDYPLIDSDPHLKRVFGYARPSDWAVAGGMASAAPISFWIMERASPSHVGRGGFAPVMRLATAVGLLGGLHVLYQRSCQRFYGFTENAREVEMDTREMVDKVKKGEPLYGKSQMSSHLQGMAARNSRYSELFIHVVPWFNFVNHDQHGVDTAKYYQQAEQELEAERTGSS
- a CDS encoding Ran exchange factor Prp20/Pim1, putative gives rise to the protein MPPKKNTSKSVEASTETVKRSTRVRTTARQATVTKTEKPLKESTKPAKSAPKPDAKQAAKSTKKSTKSTEKPSKMSSIKSTSATKKRKADEDEEKPREIKRSRVAQPRQPKPKAKVVINEAPKTKLNVFVCGEGSSGELGLGTAKNVIDVKRPRLNKLLSAEEVGVVQVAVGGMHCLALTYDNKIFSWGVNDQGALGRETEWDGGYKDIENDSDSESDDEDSGLNPRESIPTAIPATAFPEGTVFVEVAAADSASFALTDDGLVYGWGTFRSNDGILGFDASSRVQTTPTLISSLKKITHLTCGANHVLALNDQGRVFSWGSGQQNQLGRRIVERNRLNGLQPREFGLPKNIVHIGSGSYHSFAVHTTGNVYSWGLNSFGATALREGAGDDEAAIVHPTLVESLSNRDISQICGGAHHSVAIAGDGECLVWGRLDGFQSGLKIDTLSDDAVIKDERDRPRILIAPTPVPDIKAKVVAAASDHSLAIDAEGRAWSWGFSATYQTGQGTQDDIEVATVIDNTATRGKKLNWAGAGGQFSVFTEPASV
- a CDS encoding Riboflavin-specific deaminase: MDHASNASVSSLEASGSEAGSSQNGAPVQTKDVLGTDQEIERACGTRDAMDEDLPETTTLINLSGALDKQASHGDENTPTQRSATIGDAHSNASTCQGAKATSSLFSNPPNLARIRKVLFECKDPIEISLEEFETYWPFIDNVWVKQRSNASKEGHCTTDYYMCRLRRPTHRTSETRPLPEGKRPRKKRVREGGICNFQIKVVRFEGAYSTVTIARTPGSCNIHSHDLDYIDRVKRNSGLMEYARKESVKGYLPSSIYTKFQEEPDKLGEAGGRFFTVTDVRNISAKWRIQNPEVNLIAHEGYEYQKGHGIVKTQSTDGVNEVSSQKKPSSIPSALPPDTLSFPQFSLDFLHPYLPNHSERRELPHVTLSYASSMDSKISLQPGMQTVLSGPEAKLMTHYLRSRHDAILVGVGTVLADNPGLNCRLEGAGGFGGLGRMWQPRPVIIDPMGRWPIHPECRMLRTAVEGKGKAPWVVLSPGAQINPQTLVMLKGYGGDFLRIVEYNQHWRLRWEAVFRALASEGIKSVMIEGGGTVLSELLNPEYTSFIDSIIVTVAPTYLGRGGVNVSPDSKQDQEGTPNAALNPRDVKWMPLGQNVIMCGKIREETAH
- a CDS encoding APOBEC/CMP deaminase, zinc-binding; protein product: MEFKGDSVVAEDSRHGHFMKQALLMGEKALESGETPVGCVLVHDDQIVGSGMNDTNRSMNGTRHAEFMAIADMLQSYPRAALQSTDLYVTVEPCVMCASALKQYRIRSVYFGCANDRFGGTGGVLSLHSDSSIDLSYPVYGGLFREEAIMLLRRFYIQENEKAPNPRPKKNRELNTRFEDGNEAPSTW
- a CDS encoding Replication fork protection component Swi3; its protein translation is MANANVSDRRSSPTAGDLDDLFDYDIGLDEIIPDENAPNANSAKASGTGDSALGLGLDEEVKVTKKRHPVVKLDEGRLLSQPGIPKLRHTARQRLKFKGKGQEFKDAARLLNFYQLWLDDLFPRAKFADGLAMIEKLGHSKRIQAMRREWIEEEKPRGFNGSGPTREELENRDLLKNPEDLNHNPAAMVQDQEGAADQDLFLPDPNKSARPIISYPELEPEEDDLEDLLREQDEPMTDFTPDMRVSSSRGPNNDNDNYDAEYEAMKELGM